The following coding sequences lie in one Arachis hypogaea cultivar Tifrunner chromosome 9, arahy.Tifrunner.gnm2.J5K5, whole genome shotgun sequence genomic window:
- the LOC112709600 gene encoding uncharacterized protein, whose translation MNSSTQSSILFSLVLILIIGNVAQARVNLGKSLPISDLITKVCDDELVIEKAKCIDILTSNPKILAAKSPLQISKLILTLAVNKAGKGQKFLQTLAEKDKSPAIQQCAGSDYDAVIASFQSALKGIENDPITANYDAKIAGDDADNCAKGLAEAKIVNPAVTKINDEIMLLSDIAFGATNLIERKTPQ comes from the coding sequence ATGAATTCCTCAACACAATCCTCCATCTTGTTCAGCCTTGTCTTGATTCTCATCATTGGCAATGTTGCACAAGCTCGTGTAAACTTGGGAAAATCCCTTCCCATAAGCGACTTGATAACTAAAGTTTGTGACGATGAACTGGTGATAGAAAAGGCAAAATGCATTGACATCCTGACATCAAACCCTAAGATTCTAGCAGCAAAGAGCCCTCTTCAGATCTCAAAGTTGATCCTTACCTTGGCAGTGAACAAGGCCGGCAAGGGACAGAAATTCCTTCAGACTTTGGCGGAGAAGGACAAGTCTCCGGCGATTCAACAATGCGCTGGATCCGATTATGATGCTGTCATTGCATCCTTCCAGAGTGCCCTTAAAGGGATCGAGAACGATCCCATTACTGCGAATTATGATGCCAAGATCGCCGGCGATGACGCCGATAACTGCGCCAAAGGTTTGGCCGAAGCGAAGATCGTTAACCCTGCTGTTACCAAGATCAACGATGAGATTATGCTGCTTTCAGACATAGCTTTTGGTGCAACAAATCTTATTGAGAGAAAAACTCCTCAATAG